Within the Leptospira stimsonii genome, the region GCTCTTCAGACGATTCGCGATGACGACCATCGGCATTTGATAAGAACTGAGTTTGTTTCGGTCGAGTTCGATCTGGATTTCTCTTCTGGTTCCACCTACGATCTTTACGGAACCGACGCCTTGTACTTGTTCCAATCGGGCTTTGATCGTTTCTTTTGCTAAGTCGTAGAGTTTTGCCTGATCCAATTCGGCAAAAACCGCAAGACGAATGATCGGTTGATCCGCGGGATCAAAACGAACCACTTTGGGTTCTTTGATGCCGGTGGGAAGTTTCGGTTTTACAAGACCGACTTTATCGCGGAATTGTTGTTCTGCGTATTTGATATCCGTATCAAGAGTGAATTCTCCAAAAACAACCGAGACACCTTCTTGGTTCCGGGAGGAGATTTTTTTCAGACCGGAGATGGAAGAAAGTTCTTCCTCCATCGGTTTAGAGACGAGCTCTTCAATTTCTTCCGGACCTGCTCCAGGATAGATGGTAGTGACTGAGACTACGGGAATGTTTACATCCGGAAAGAGATCGACTCCCATTCTTCCCAACGCCACCCAGCCGGTGAGAAGCATAAGAAGAACGATACTCGAAATAAAAATAGGTCGTTTGATCGAAAGCTGGGCGATATTCATGGATTACCTCAGTGTATCTGCCAGAGAGCGGCTTCCTTCCAAAAAAGGAAATCACTATCAATTCTCCTTGGAGAAATTTTAGATTCTTAATCAAAAATCGGACTTAATAGTTTGAATATGAAAACAATTTTTGAAGAATGTTTTCAGAAGATTCTACAATGAAAAGGGAATTTGGAACATTCAAAAATAGGAGTTCCTACTTTTTTAAAATGTAGGAGCTCTTTTTTCGTTTTTTTGGGAACCTAAATGGATTAGTAGATTCTACGAATCGCTTGGGAAATTCTTTGGATATTGTCTTTCGTGAGGTTCGGATAAACCGGAATACAATGTCCTCTTTGAAAAAGTCTTTCTCCGTTCGGGAAATCCGAATTGGCAAGTTCGAGAATATGATGGATCGGTTCATCGGAAGCTCTTTGGGTTCCGATTTGAAGGGAGCGGAAATAACGTTCCACCTGTTCGTAAGCGCCGGGTGCGATGATGATAAAACGATTGAACGTATCCAGGTTTGGATCCCCATACCAAGTTGTGACCGAGGTTCCGGAAATCGATTGGAGATAAACTTGAGCGATCTTTCTCTTTCTTTCTAAGATGATTCCGATTTTGGAAAGTTGTTCGATTCCTAAGGCGGCTTGGTAGTCGATTAGGTTATAATCCAGCTTCGGTTGGCCTTCCTTTCTCTGATAAGGTTCCTTTCCCGCCTTCATCGCCCGCATTTTTTTTGCGAGTGATTCCTGATCTGTTATGATCATCGCTCCGTTTCCGGTTGTAATCATCTGATCCACGGAAAGGCCGCAGATGGCAAGACTTCCTTGTTTCCCTGGAGTGAAGGTCTCGCTTTGTGCGCCTAAAACTTCGGAGATGTCTTCGATTACCGGAATTTCTTTGAAGTCGTAACGTTTCGCGTCGACGACGGCACCAAACGCGTGATCCAGTATGATCGCTTTTACGGAAGAATCTTCGAGCGCGGTTTTCAAACCTTCTGCGCTCATGTGAAATGAATTCTTATCCAAATCCAATACAAGAGGAATCGCTTTGAGGAGAAAAATCGCATCGAGTGCTGCAACCGGTGCGAATGTGGAAAGAACCACTTTGTCTCCGGCTTGGACTTCCAGCGCAAGAAGAGCTAAGTGATAAGCGGAAGTAAGATTGCTACTAGAAACGACCTGTTTGAATCGAAAGGTCGATGCAAAGACCTTTTCGAATCGGGTTGTAACATTTCCGGTCGTGAGATGGTCTTCTACGAGGCATTCCAGGACCGTTTTCAGATCCTCTCTCGAAAGAGTCGGTTTGTGAAATTCAATCTCCGTT harbors:
- a CDS encoding DegT/DnrJ/EryC1/StrS family aminotransferase codes for the protein MSSTETEILEKNPKKKTEIEFHKPTLSREDLKTVLECLVEDHLTTGNVTTRFEKVFASTFRFKQVVSSSNLTSAYHLALLALEVQAGDKVVLSTFAPVAALDAIFLLKAIPLVLDLDKNSFHMSAEGLKTALEDSSVKAIILDHAFGAVVDAKRYDFKEIPVIEDISEVLGAQSETFTPGKQGSLAICGLSVDQMITTGNGAMIITDQESLAKKMRAMKAGKEPYQRKEGQPKLDYNLIDYQAALGIEQLSKIGIILERKRKIAQVYLQSISGTSVTTWYGDPNLDTFNRFIIIAPGAYEQVERYFRSLQIGTQRASDEPIHHILELANSDFPNGERLFQRGHCIPVYPNLTKDNIQRISQAIRRIY